The Syngnathoides biaculeatus isolate LvHL_M chromosome 16, ASM1980259v1, whole genome shotgun sequence DNA segment AACCCtgctttcaactcttggtcttGTTCACATATACCTATGTAAATGAAATCGTTCCATCTCCAGAATTACTCAATAATTTGTCACAATAACGAACACACGTGGGGACTGATCAATAGTTAAGGCTAATCAATTCGTGTATTTATcagattaattaaataaattgacCGAATTTGGAGAAAATTGGAGAATTCTGACTGACAGCGCCAAGATACAGAATTTATGCATACTTGCTATTCATACCTGCATATATAGTATTTATTACTCATATCCAGTTCCCAAATGCAATGCCGCCTATTTCTTTCTATGGTTCAAATAATTTTTGCTTTGAATCAATTTATTCTTGGAACGTTTGCCAGTCACGTCCAACATACATGCAGTAGCAATCATTACTCATGTACAGCTGTCACATAAAATGCTGCAGAGCTCTGACAATTGTTCTTACCATTTTTATAACTTTTTCAAGCTTTGACAGAGTGCAGCGTGAAAAGACTGTCATGAATCTAATTTATGGATGCGCGATTAGCTTTGCTTATGACATGGGGACTCACATTATCAACGGGGAAGGGAGGAATGCGGAATCACGGCCTTCATATGACACGTCCCTGCCCTGCAGGAGAAGGAAAATTAtttaatgtggggggggggggggggaatgcaacTGGAAATTTGTCGGATTAATCCGATGTTCATGTCAGATGATGGCCACGAATGACAAAAGAAAGACCAACCTCATCAAAGTCCAATTTGTCATCCATTGCTGCTTCCTGGGTTGACACTTTCAGCTACTTTTGTACATTACCTAGGATAAACGTGGTAAAGGTTCAACTCTACACACATTTGGGATTCCGGCCATCGAAGTCAGTTATGATTTCAACATAAACAGCAACACACGGAGAGATGTGACGACAGCGTGAAGTCACTATAAATTGAAGTCCAGACTCATGGCTTCAGACTGATAATCAACCGTTAAGAAAAACTATGACTGTTCTATCTTTGAGTCACACCCTCTTGTCTTCAAAGTCCCACTCAAGGACTtgggttcacaaaaaaaaaaaaacaactaataaaaatacattcttaTCAATAAAAGGCCCACTGCTCAAGATCAATAAAACAGTGTACAGGTTTTGGATTACACACTATGGTTTAAGGTTCCTCACTACGACTTAGCCGTGGCGTCTGACGCGAAGGTTGGGAACTAAAAGTTACGGACTACGAGTTAAGGTCAATGGGTTTTGGTTGAAGACTGTAGAATCCGGCCCAAGAGTTAGGGTCTATGGGTTAGGCTAAATTCTATGAATTAGTTCTGGAGACTATTATTAACAACTACGGATTCAGGATGAAGGGTTAATGACTTAGTCTTAAAGTTATTGACTATGCATTAAATTTTGAGGGAGGTAGGGACTCAGCAGTTGAGGACCATGGGTTCCAGAGTAGGGTTTTCAGATAGGTGTGAAGACTATGGGTTCCAGACAGGGACTATGGGACAGTGTAAGGACTATGAATTCGGGATCGTTTTAGAAACAATGGATTAGGTTAGGATTGGGGATTAAGGGTCTGGGACTATAGGTTAAGGACTAAGGGTTAGGAATTATGGGTTATTtagggatgactggttagggttagggtaatgTAGTAGGGACTATGGGTAGGGTTAAGGTTACAAGCATAAATATAAACTATATGatgtataaatataaaacagGTGGGACCCTGGTTCAGAGTAGACCACACCCTTACCTGCATGCAGGTACTCCCTCCCGCCTGGCTTCCAGCAGCTGTCGGCGTGTCCTGTACGAAAATGAGCGGCGACCAGGCGACCTTGACGAGACCCCCGCGGCAAAGAGCGGGAACACCCAAAAGCAAAACTACGTCAAACTGGGGAAAGCGCCGTACCCCGCAGTCTCTCCGGTTGCCGAGCAACCCCGCAAGTTCGACGTAGATAAGGCCCCACGTGACAGCACATCAGCGCTATCATTCAGCGACACCTTGACGCTGGGATATCCCAGCCCTAGTTGGACTACTAGCTCTCAACAAACATGGCCGACGAAGCGTCCACTTGTGCCACCGTTTGGGCTGCTGGGGGTGGCACACAAGGGGGTAGAAAAGGGGCATTCGATTATATCATGCCAAAATACGTCATCTTGTTGACACGTTTGGGATTCCCTCAAAATTACACGACATAATTACAGAATATGGGGTCAGGACTTTCCTTTTTGGGTTATTGACAGGGAGTGAGTTACCATAGTTTATGGTTAGGGACACCAAATTAGGGAGCAGGATTTTGGGAGTACAGGTTAAGGTTGGGGACTAACGTTTAGTTCTGAGTTATGGTAAGAGATTATGGGTTAGGATACACAATAATGGTTAAGGGTGAAGGACAAATGCGCAAGGACCAAGGTTTCAGGACTTCGGGTTCAGGTCTATGAATTGGAGATGATTAAGAGGTGAGGATAATGGTCTAGCAACTATGGGTTCATGTTAAGGGATGAAAAATTGGGCTTTGAGATCACGGGTAAGGGAAGAGGACTTGGGGTCATCACATAGATTTTGGTGGACCCCTGGCAACGTCATGTGCCAACGAAGCACTCCCGAAGTCTTCTCCCTGGACACTAAATTACATCTGTAAGGATCTCATGAGTCCAAACCGGTCTGGTGACCAATCCTGTGGCGTAcgaaataaaattaatgtgtacTTTTCACGCAAATATTTAACACAGCAGGACTCATTTGATGAATGGAGCGATTTCAGCCATTCCTTCCAGCGGATGTAGAGATAAGGTGGCATGAGACCACATTGACCCATTAGTTCTCTCTAACGGTTGAATGCAAAAATTACAGCAATAGAAAATATCTCCAAATATTttgatgcttttaaaaaaaaaaatcggtcaaAATAGAagtttaatttgaaaatataataagGATATCATCCACGTCCAATAAaaatcatgtacagtatgaCCAActgtttacttttgtttttacccAATGATTATTTTGCATTCTGGGTTAAGGGTCACAAAATCTGGAtataatattttacaattttagtCAGTAAGGACCACAATGgaaaaatgcattgaaaaaacatgtaaaaaatatatatatttttttagcaagTTTAATTTGTACCAGAAAAAGTATGAcaatgcatttgtgtgtttcgcatcaaaataaaaaaactcaacATTTGGAGAAACATGCATGCATTTCTTTGGACAAAattgttaatatattttttaaaattctgctgAGCAAAAGTGAAAAGTCACAAGTTCAAAGGtacatcagccaatcacagcagaGCGCAGACATTGCTTATGGTAACGTTATTGGCATTTAAATATAACCTCCAAAATATTCAgtaatgaaattattattattattattttttttaaatcagaaaaaaaatgcaggctcGGGAAAATGCGATCATTCGCGTAGTCATTTCAATCACTCGAAATTCAACCGACACATTTTGCCTGCTCCAAGGTAAGCGACGTACTTGTATTATCAGTAAAAGAATACGACGCTATTGTTAGCTTCCGAATCGATTACCGAGTGTTGGTCTCTCGGGGAAAGCGGCATAAACCGCGAGAGAATGTCTTGTGCGAGTCATGTGGACCCTGACGTCAGTCGCATAAAACACGATTTCTGGATATCGAGACGTGACACGCTGGACGCGTTATTCGGCACACACTCATGACTTGGATGCATATTTTGTCTTAATAAAGTAAACCAAGATATTGGGAACAGAGACAGAAGAGCGTTACTTGAACAAAGTCGGACATCTTGGGGAGTTTTCatgagtggtaaaaaaaaaaaaaaaaaaaaaaaagtaaccagTTGCACACATCAACACAGAATCGTCTATCATGGAAGGATACACGAAAACGGGTCAATGTTCGATTCCCGTAATTCAATTGAAAAAGGGCCATGTTGGTTgaaggcagccattttgtgaGATTTCCCTataaagtgaggaaaaaaatgagcccCTGAAACTCATTGTGCACGTTGACAATTTCGGTAGACGTTAATCATAACAGCACCCACAAAAATATCTAAAAGGACCCACTGAAGAGGAAGTCACCCATTTTGGATTTATTCCAGCGCTCGCACTTTGGCGAAGTTTTTCTAGCGAGGGAAGAAGTTAAAccggggaaaagaaaaaagaaagtgtttGGAAGtggggcgacacggtggagcagctggtaaagcgttggcctcacagttctgaggtcctgggttcaatcccagacccacctgagAGGAGTttccatgctctccccgtgcctgtgtgggttttctccaggaactctggttttatcccacatctcaaaaacatgcaacagtaattggacattctaaaatgccccttggtgtgagtgtaagcaaccagttcagggtgtaccccgcctcctgcccgttgatagctgggaaaggctccagcgctccccgcgaccctcgtgaggataagcggctaagaaaatggatgtatgtatgtttggAAGTGATCTGTGATTGTGTTTCATTAGAGGTGTGTGTTTCTTTGAGGTTTACAGAAacactgaagacattttttcaagacatttaaaaaaaatgttaaatatttaagaCTGGATATGGAAAGctgacaaaaaatacattttagatgtttacaaaaatgtgaactgaagacatttttataaaacatttcattcaacTGTGCCTGTTTTGGGGACACGGGAAGAAAacggagcacccagagaaaatccacacaggtacgacggggagaacacgcaaaccccacacaggcgaggctgaatttgaaccacggtcctcggaactgcgaggcagatgtgctaaccagtcgtacACAGTTCCACCCAAAGAAGctcaatttaaaaattaatctATCAGGGTAACCGTGCATTCGAGCCTCCTCTTCAAATTTTATCCAACATGCCGAACCATTTAAGTCTTCTGAGAAATGATGAGGTAAAAAGACATTAAGTCTTGAATgaactttacatttttaacaagaattaaaaaaaaaaaaaacttgtttacaaaaatgtgGAGATTATTGGGCAATGATTGGACTACAGTAGGCCCACCCACAGCGCGAAGGGCGAGGGGGGCCCAGACCAAGTCGACGCACGAGTGAGTTTGAGGCTCGCTTATCATCAGCGGCGTCAGCCAGCTATCTGCTGACTCCACGCAGCAACATCCTTGACACACCCTGACGCCACAAAGACACCTTCGACGCGTCGTATAAAGTCACCATTATTGTCTTTGGAAAGGATCATATTACTTGTCATTGTTGCTGCGCATCATGACTCTAGATGGGCCCGCCCGACGACAAACACAAGCAGGGGGAGGGGGCAACGTGGAACGAAAGCCGCTTGAGCAGCGTTCAGTCATACTTAATTAGTCATACAGTCGTACTTTAATTAGTTCATATTCATGGAGGTGGGAGGCCACGAGGAACCGCGTGTGGGCCGGAAGCCATTGACTCAATGCTGGAATTTTGAACCAAATGTTACACTAAATTCAGAGTTGTCCATTTATACTCTTGAAGgctatttttgaaaatttaCGTTACACTTTGAAAATTGAACAACCtgtgatttttaacatttttgcttttaacGTTTGTACTGtttctttaaataaaaattgctggtgattgactggtgaccagtgcAGAATTAGCTATCAGGTGACCTATGACCTAATAAGGACAAGCTTTATAATTTaatatattcttcttttccttacggcttgtcgccacagcgtgtcatctttttccatcccatcttgtgcatcctccgctttagcatataatgacataacatatgagcgttcatcaaatttaacacacacatacatacatatatatatatacacacacattcaatgcaagattttatttttaaaaaaaaattaaattagactcgatttttcaataaaacataTCAGTAGCAAATTAAGAGAAACATTTTACAAGTTATCTACCATTTTTTACCCCAAATATTTATCACAACCTATTTTTTCTATTTATTAGTTTACTTTTTGTTCTGAACATAGaatttacaatttttatatattttatgaatGCCATTGCAGTTATAATCTACATCCATGttgataaaacaattaaaaaaaactataaaaatggTTCTCTCACTTGgtatttgcatatttgttttgACTACATCTTCTTTGTATTCCATGAACCACTGACAACATAAATCccaaacaagtatttttttcttttcgcgTCTCATTTTGAAACTTGAAATTAGTTGGATTTCACCTTTATTCTAGTGGGTCACAAAAGTGTGTTCGTTCACAGGGCCCCCTCCCCGCCCCAAAAAAGATAATCCATAATTCAACAAGAGCTCTTTGAAAGCACAAACTACACAAGGGATCTGTTTCAAAAACAACCTAGCGCCCCCTAGAGTGAAGACTGTGGACTTCCTGGATACATAAATGTTTGacctgggaggaaaaaaaacaaaacaagacaactCATCCCTTCCTGCAAGATGAACTGAGGAAAACAAGTTTACACAAGAGGATTGGTCGCCGAGGCTGCGAAGCAAATGTCCCTCAAGTAAATCGAGAGTGTCAAACACAGTTTTGCAAGCAGTGaatttattcattcagtcaATAGAAGCACAGCATCTGAAAAcctatatttaataataataaaacaaacgaaaaaaaaagttaattcatGACTTCTTACTGACCTTGCCTTCAATTTCGACCAAACATTCTCCCCGTCGCCCGCTCCTGACGGGTTGCGTGACCGCCGGGCACGGGAAGTCATCGTAGCGCAGCCGTGTGGTTTATTTTGCGGCAGCGCCAGTCATTAGCGGCTCGGCGGCGCGGTGTCAAGAGCGAACGAGGGGGAGCCGGGCTTTCaacaaaatggctgctcggTCCACATCTGGGGGgtttcaccacattttttttttttaaaacagaaagaTGTTGAGGAAAGCCCGGTCCGGTCCAGCCGCGCAGTTTTGTCTACATGATGACGCACGGCGAGCGGCTCTTGCTGATCTTCGTCAGAGGTTTTCCGTCGTGAGCTTTCTGGATGGTGTCTATCACCTGGGCAAACGAGGGGGGAAAATACAAACTTGCTATCTattttccaaaattttaatttgaagcTTGAGGGGGGacatttaaaggaaaattccggtagtttggagtaacaatgtatccaataggtcctGTAAAATGTATTCTTATCTTGatcatgtgatgttaaatcctctctcatttaatagtgttttgtaaataatgttgaatattcggatggttcttcgggcagaatgatgcggagtctgacgagcgagctccgcatGATTAGGAATCCCACGTGCTTTCCAGGGAGTACACACCCTGGTGCGCTGCGATTGGTCGCATCCCAGTTAAACTCGCCCTAATGCTTCCAATCGCGAAAAGTAGTACGTGACCCAAGTGTGGCGCACTAAACCTAACCTTAACGCAGTGATTCCCAAtcacattagtgtgccgtgggaagttatccaattttatgtaattgctaaagaaataatgtatctttattcatctatttttgcCAGTGCGGCACAATGacggacagaacaaaaaaaaaaatcatcttctattagatggtaggaagtacatacagtacttaatcgattcatttttggtgacatttacttttgttggtgtgccgtggggtttttccaattgtaaaatatgcaccttggctctataaaggttggaaattacTGCCTTAGCGCATCCTAAACTACTTTAGCACCAACTTTGGCCCTAAACTCCTCCGTTTTGATTGGTTCATTGGTGAATtaatgcttgtgtgtgtgactgtgaggctttgtaaaacGCTTCAGACactgtgatggtgttgataaaGCGCAATATGTGGTGCATATTTAGAATGATCATTTCGTAACACCTGCGTAGCCCGTCTTGACCGAGATACAAAAACCAATCGAATTGCAGTGGCGCCTGTCTTGCCAGGAACACATTTGGGGTTGCTAAAAATGCACCTTCGCCATCTCTTTTCCTACCCGCCTTCACCTTAAACACCCCTCTAGCCAGTGACCAGAGTTGATGGACAGAGACACCAAAGTGTTTAAAGCATTTTAATTGATAAGCACTGGCTGTAGGACTACAAATGAAGGCGGCAAGCGGGAAAATAGCAATACGACACGCTTTGGTGCGAGCTAAATCTTGTCAAGCTCGCTCACTTCTAACAGAGACGCAGTTGGGATGTATACATCAATCGCTATTAAGTGTTACGAATGCGATCGCTGtgtgaaaatgttgacatgAAAGATGCTGAGAGCATTGCGGAATGTGCGACTAAGAAAGTTTTCGATTTAAAGCCACTGGGTTGTTTCAAACTGTATCGTTTGAAATCAGCCAATATCATGCttgaaaacaaacagacaaagaGCTGTGATACAAATCAAATAATTGCGAAATGAAATTGTTACACCCTTAGTAAAAGCCCATAAAGATGCAGCGTGGGTGCGGGCGCCGGATGGCGATATCGCGAGGAACACAGTACACCAAAACGTTCAAGGGTCAATGTTTCGCCATAAAAAGTATGAgaatttttgtcatcaaaacaaGGAAGAAAACGTTCGCCTTGTGCCCTGTTTCTACCCGGCGGCATAAGTAGCTAACAGTCAGCTcgaaagtgatgaaaaaaacCCTCCACATCTGAGAAGCATCGCGATCAAAAAGAGTGAGGACGAGGACTGATTAAGCCACGCTTAATTGCTAAGATATTGTGACAAAGTCATAAaactgccgtaatttccggcctacaagcctgcgacttttttccccacacgctttcaaacctgcggtttatgcggtgatgcggcgctagcgttagcgcggcgctcgCGCACGTGGTCATAAGCCTTGTTAAACAGAAAAttcagcgctaacgctagcgccgttgTAGCATTTTTCTGTAAACTGAGACTTATAACCAAgagcgctctgtaggccgggaattacggtaaattattTGGCAATAAAGTTCGACACAGGACGGCTCTGTAAGAGCAGACATTAACTAACTTTAAAGACGAAAATAGTTTCAAATTAGTAAGTGTATGGcttgaaaaatacacaatgccATAAAAACACACGACCGGAATCTAATTTGTATGACACCGCTACGGCCCGTAAGTTTAAAAATACATCGatgtaataaatatttatgATACAATCTTGGTTAGTGCCACAGTGGGGTCCTCGCCATCATTTTAGACAAAATAGTGGATATACAGGAAATACCAAAATTATAAGCATGACATTTGGCTGCATGTGCATCCGCCATGAAAAGGTtgattaaatacattaaaatgacaaatatcaAAAGCAACATAACGATTATGGTTACACTGTAATAAGTATGTCGCACAATTGAAAAGTAATCAATTTCTTTTCATCCTATACCGGGTCTGCAGTGATATTcataatagaataaaaaaaaatgttatcgcAATTTCTTCCGAGGTTGCGCGTTATTTTTGGTTTCGGAAAAGAATGTTCGTTTCGGTACATCACGGGTAATTAAACACACTACGGCACATTCTTATAATACACGTTACTTCGACGTATATGAAATAAATCCGTAAACGTAGTTCAtgtttagaggaaaaaaaaaaaataaagatgtcatCAATCTACTCACATCATCTTCATATGGGAATCCCCCGAGCTCCAGTTTGGAGAAGACCAGCTGCCCGTTGATTTCAATCTCAAAGCTCGCTACAAAAGAAGAACAACGTATGACTACCGGAACAAAAGCCGTGTCACGCTTCAAGATGATAGCGGCCGTTATTATTTACCTTTGCGGCCAACGAAGCCCGACACGTCCGCATCGGGAAACTCGCCCTTGACGACTCGGGCG contains these protein-coding regions:
- the LOC133515090 gene encoding migration and invasion enhancer 1-like, which gives rise to MGVVTIRVEYCGNUGYEPRYQELARVVKGEFPDADVSGFVGRKASFEIEINGQLVFSKLELGGFPYEDDVIDTIQKAHDGKPLTKISKSRSPCVIM